A stretch of Saccharothrix texasensis DNA encodes these proteins:
- the cofC gene encoding 2-phospho-L-lactate guanylyltransferase has translation MGADVDLVVPVKTLRRAKTRLVGARLDRPALALAFAVDTIAAALPTVRRVVAVTSDPSVVAELRALGVESIPGPEGLNESLRHGFDVLRSRDPASAIGALQADLPALRTAELAAALAAARGRSFCPDRQGTGTTLLLSAPGGDLAPAFGPGSAAAHSTSGATPLLGPWPSLRHDVDTADDLRLAADLGLGPRTAAAVTPVGG, from the coding sequence GTGGGAGCCGACGTCGACCTGGTGGTACCGGTCAAGACCCTGCGACGGGCCAAGACCCGGCTGGTCGGCGCCCGGCTGGACCGCCCGGCGCTGGCCCTGGCGTTCGCGGTGGACACCATCGCCGCGGCGCTGCCGACCGTCCGCCGTGTGGTGGCCGTCACGTCCGACCCGTCGGTCGTCGCGGAGCTGCGGGCGCTCGGCGTCGAGTCGATCCCCGGCCCCGAGGGCCTGAACGAGTCCCTGCGCCACGGCTTCGACGTCCTGCGGTCCCGCGACCCCGCCTCCGCGATCGGCGCACTCCAAGCCGACCTGCCGGCCCTCCGGACCGCGGAGCTCGCCGCCGCCCTCGCCGCCGCGCGCGGCCGCTCGTTCTGCCCGGACCGCCAGGGCACCGGCACCACGCTGCTCCTGTCGGCCCCCGGCGGCGACCTCGCGCCCGCCTTCGGACCCGGCTCCGCCGCCGCCCACTCGACCTCGGGGGCCACGCCCCTGCTGGGCCCGTGGCCGTCGCTGCGCCACGACGTCGACACCGCCGACGACTTGCGCCTCGCCGCCGACCTGGGCCTGGGTCCGCGCACCGCCGCCGCCGTCACGCCCGTCGGCGGCTGA
- a CDS encoding lysophospholipid acyltransferase family protein, whose amino-acid sequence MAKEKGGFWVGLAAAVFYPATAVMARRRDEGAERVPRTGGALIVMNHVSHLDPVYDAVFTHRQGRVPHFLAKHSLWNVPFVGTVVRGARQIPVYRGTADAQQSLRAAHEALEQGLVVIIYPEGTITRDPDGWPMASRTGVARLALEHDVPVLPAARWGTREVYDHYRKKFRPFPRKTVVTKVGPPADLDAYRSRPQNLALLREVTDVLMNDVKGLLAEIREEQAPDGFYTKKA is encoded by the coding sequence GTGGCCAAGGAGAAGGGCGGCTTCTGGGTCGGGCTCGCCGCGGCGGTCTTCTACCCCGCCACCGCGGTGATGGCGCGGCGGCGCGACGAAGGCGCGGAGAGGGTGCCCAGGACGGGCGGGGCGCTCATCGTGATGAACCACGTGTCGCACCTGGACCCCGTCTACGACGCCGTCTTCACGCACAGGCAAGGCCGCGTGCCGCACTTCCTCGCCAAGCACAGCCTGTGGAACGTCCCGTTCGTCGGCACGGTGGTCAGGGGCGCCCGGCAGATCCCGGTGTACCGGGGCACGGCCGACGCGCAGCAGAGCCTGCGCGCCGCCCACGAGGCCCTGGAACAGGGCCTCGTCGTGATCATCTACCCGGAGGGCACGATCACGCGCGACCCGGACGGCTGGCCGATGGCCTCGCGCACCGGGGTCGCGCGGCTCGCGCTGGAGCACGACGTGCCGGTGCTGCCCGCGGCGCGGTGGGGCACGCGCGAGGTCTACGACCACTACCGGAAGAAGTTCCGGCCGTTCCCCCGCAAGACCGTGGTGACGAAGGTGGGCCCGCCCGCCGACCTGGACGCCTACCGCAGCAGGCCGCAGAACCTGGCGCTGCTGCGCGAGGTGACCGACGTGCTGATGAACGACGTGAAGGGCCTGCTCGCGGAGATCCGCGAGGAGCAGGCGCCCGACGGCTTCTACACCAAGAAGGCCTGA
- a CDS encoding NAD(P)H-dependent glycerol-3-phosphate dehydrogenase, producing MDRVAVLGAGSWGTAFAKVLADSGTDVVLWARRSDVADAITAGRVNDDYLPGVALPPNLTATSDARKALAGAGAVVLAVPSQTLRENLSGWRPWLPAGATLVSLAKGVELGTLKRMSEVVREVAGVPEDQVAVVSGPNLAKEIAAEQPTATVIACTDHDRAVELQHACSNSYFRPYTNVDVVGCELGGACKNVIALACGMAAGMGFGDNTMASIITRGLAETARLGAALGADPLTFAGLAGLGDLVATCASPLSRNRSFGERLGLGDSPAQAQEAAHGQVAEGVKSCSSIRELAARVGVDMPITDGVHQVCHEGLDPRVLTTALLGRERKAERQ from the coding sequence GTGGACCGGGTCGCGGTGCTGGGCGCCGGGTCGTGGGGCACCGCCTTCGCGAAGGTGCTCGCGGACTCCGGCACGGACGTGGTGCTGTGGGCGCGGCGCTCCGACGTGGCCGACGCCATCACGGCGGGCCGCGTCAACGACGACTACCTGCCGGGTGTGGCGCTGCCCCCGAACCTGACCGCCACGTCGGACGCGCGCAAGGCGTTGGCCGGGGCGGGGGCCGTGGTGCTGGCGGTGCCGAGCCAGACGTTGCGGGAGAACCTGAGCGGCTGGCGGCCGTGGCTGCCGGCGGGCGCGACGCTGGTCAGCCTGGCCAAGGGGGTCGAGCTGGGCACGCTGAAGCGGATGAGCGAGGTGGTCCGCGAGGTCGCCGGCGTGCCGGAGGACCAGGTCGCGGTGGTGTCGGGACCCAACCTGGCCAAGGAGATCGCGGCCGAGCAGCCCACCGCGACGGTCATCGCCTGCACCGACCACGACCGCGCGGTGGAGTTGCAGCACGCGTGCTCGAACTCCTACTTCCGGCCGTACACGAACGTCGACGTGGTGGGCTGCGAGCTCGGTGGCGCGTGCAAGAACGTGATCGCGCTGGCGTGCGGCATGGCGGCGGGCATGGGGTTCGGGGACAACACGATGGCCTCGATCATCACCCGCGGTCTCGCCGAGACGGCGCGGTTGGGCGCGGCGCTGGGCGCGGACCCGTTGACGTTCGCCGGGTTGGCCGGGCTGGGCGACCTGGTGGCCACGTGCGCCTCGCCGCTGTCGCGCAACCGGTCGTTCGGCGAGCGGCTGGGTCTCGGCGACTCGCCGGCGCAGGCGCAGGAGGCCGCGCACGGGCAGGTCGCCGAGGGCGTGAAGTCGTGCTCGTCGATCCGCGAGCTGGCCGCGCGGGTGGGCGTGGACATGCCGATCACCGACGGCGTGCACCAGGTGTGCCACGAAGGACTGGACCCGCGCGTGCTGACGACGGCGCTGCTCGGGCGCGAGCGGAAGGCGGAACGGCAATGA
- a CDS encoding cystathionine gamma-lyase codes for MTWGDGTRVVHSTPAVRGEPFLAGPVFASAYHLGGADTYGRVHNPTWRALEVALGELDGGTTVLFPSGMAAISTFLRVVLAPGDVVVVPSDGYYLTRTLVADMPVEVVEAPTAGPYPSFEGVRLVLLESPSNPGLDVCDISALVAAAHAAGTLVAVDNTTATPLGQQPLLLGADAVVSSDTKAVAGHSDVLLGHVSTSDPDLAERVRAARTTGGAIPGPFEAWLAHRGLGTLDLRLGRQAENAAALHEVLKDHPAVSGLRWPGAPGDPAHEVASRQMRRFGGVLTFVLADEGAVASFLERSRLVYASTSFGGLHTSLDRRAQWGDPVPEGLVRLSAGCEDTADLVEDVLRSL; via the coding sequence ATGACCTGGGGCGACGGCACCCGCGTGGTGCACTCGACGCCGGCGGTGCGGGGCGAGCCGTTCCTGGCCGGGCCGGTGTTCGCGTCCGCGTACCACCTGGGCGGCGCCGACACCTACGGGCGGGTGCACAACCCGACGTGGCGGGCGTTGGAGGTGGCGCTGGGCGAGCTGGACGGCGGCACGACCGTGCTGTTCCCGTCCGGGATGGCGGCGATCTCGACGTTCCTGCGGGTCGTGCTCGCGCCCGGTGACGTCGTGGTGGTGCCGAGCGACGGCTACTACCTGACGCGCACGCTGGTCGCCGACATGCCGGTGGAGGTGGTCGAGGCGCCGACGGCCGGGCCGTACCCGTCGTTCGAGGGCGTGCGGCTGGTGCTGCTGGAGTCGCCGTCGAACCCCGGGCTGGACGTGTGCGACATCAGCGCGTTGGTGGCCGCCGCGCACGCGGCGGGCACGCTGGTGGCGGTGGACAACACCACCGCGACGCCGTTGGGGCAGCAGCCGCTGCTGCTGGGCGCGGACGCGGTGGTGAGCAGCGACACGAAGGCCGTCGCGGGGCACAGCGACGTGCTGCTGGGCCACGTGTCCACCTCGGACCCGGACCTGGCGGAACGGGTGCGGGCGGCGCGGACGACCGGCGGCGCGATCCCCGGGCCGTTCGAGGCGTGGCTGGCGCACCGGGGTCTCGGCACGCTCGACCTGAGGTTGGGCAGGCAGGCGGAGAACGCGGCGGCGCTGCACGAGGTCTTGAAGGACCACCCGGCGGTCAGCGGGCTGCGGTGGCCGGGCGCGCCGGGGGACCCGGCGCACGAGGTGGCGTCGCGGCAGATGCGGCGGTTCGGCGGGGTGCTGACGTTCGTGCTGGCGGACGAGGGCGCGGTGGCGTCCTTCCTGGAGCGGTCGCGGCTGGTGTACGCGAGCACGAGCTTCGGCGGCCTGCACACGAGCCTGGACCGGCGGGCGCAGTGGGGCGACCCGGTGCCCGAGGGCCTGGTGCGGCTGTCCGCGGGCTGCGAGGACACCGCCGACCTCGTCGAGGACGTGCTCCGGTCACTCTGA
- a CDS encoding cysteine dioxygenase, which yields MFAVPENTIALPQSHAALHPVRIALDTAARRERWAHLLRYDPETRFAALVDRTDEQEVWLMSWLPGQRAELHDHGVTSGAFTVVSGSLTEVVTPGPTQVLHHLVAGQSRVFGPGYAHQVRNDGTDPAVTIHVFRDGGRTIRPVRFDPLAGATSAR from the coding sequence ATGTTCGCCGTTCCGGAGAACACCATCGCCCTGCCCCAGTCGCACGCCGCCCTGCACCCGGTGCGGATCGCGCTCGACACGGCGGCACGGCGGGAGCGCTGGGCCCACCTGCTGCGCTACGACCCCGAGACCCGCTTCGCCGCGCTGGTCGACCGCACCGACGAGCAGGAGGTGTGGCTGATGAGCTGGCTGCCCGGCCAACGCGCCGAGCTGCACGACCACGGCGTCACCAGTGGCGCGTTCACCGTGGTCAGCGGCTCGCTGACGGAGGTCGTCACGCCGGGCCCGACCCAGGTGCTGCACCACCTGGTGGCGGGCCAGTCGCGGGTCTTCGGGCCCGGCTACGCGCACCAGGTGCGCAACGACGGCACCGACCCCGCCGTGACGATCCACGTGTTCCGCGACGGCGGGCGCACCATCCGGCCGGTCCGGTTCGACCCGCTCGCCGGGGCTACCTCCGCGCGGTGA
- a CDS encoding pyridoxamine 5'-phosphate oxidase family protein: MTLSPTDRSTIKRGRNRAVTEREALHAVLDAALVCHLAVVVDDAPLVLPTGYGRDGDTLYLHGSTGARSLREAGTGVPVCVAVTILDGVVYARSVFDHSMNYRAAVVHGTAVPVTDPDAKLHALRVLTEHIAPGSWDYARPPTPKELAATAVLSLDLAEASVKIRSGPPGDEDEDVAANAKWAGVLPLRTAWGEPEPDPALVGDWDVPPHVTARR; the protein is encoded by the coding sequence ATGACGTTGTCACCGACGGACCGCAGCACCATCAAGCGCGGGCGCAACCGCGCCGTCACCGAACGCGAGGCGCTGCACGCGGTCCTCGACGCCGCTCTCGTCTGCCACCTGGCCGTCGTCGTGGACGACGCGCCGCTCGTGCTGCCCACCGGCTACGGCCGCGACGGCGACACCCTCTACCTGCACGGCTCGACCGGCGCGCGCAGCCTCCGCGAAGCCGGGACCGGCGTGCCCGTGTGCGTCGCCGTGACGATCCTCGACGGCGTCGTCTACGCCCGCTCGGTGTTCGACCACTCGATGAACTACCGCGCCGCCGTCGTGCACGGCACCGCCGTCCCCGTCACCGACCCGGACGCCAAGCTGCACGCCCTGCGCGTGCTCACCGAGCACATCGCCCCCGGCTCGTGGGACTACGCCCGCCCGCCGACGCCGAAGGAGCTGGCCGCGACCGCCGTGCTGTCGCTCGACCTGGCCGAGGCGTCGGTCAAGATCCGCAGCGGCCCGCCCGGCGACGAGGACGAGGACGTCGCCGCCAACGCGAAGTGGGCGGGTGTGCTGCCGCTGCGCACCGCGTGGGGCGAACCCGAGCCGGACCCGGCGCTGGTCGGCGACTGGGACGTCCCGCCGCACGTCACCGCGCGGAGGTAG
- a CDS encoding PLP-dependent aminotransferase family protein, with protein MAETALAVVLDRESAEPLAVQLADALRTAAGDGRLRSGDRLPSTRALAERLGVSRTVTAAAYEQLHAEGWIAGRHGSGTYVTTTPPGALKSRARRVAAPAAPVDVVDLAPGAPWAEGLDRAAWRRAWRAAADVQPLFRPARGGLPEYRAVVAEHLLRHRGLAVRGGLREELVLATGGTTAALVELGSAVLRPGDAVAVEEPGYQRAVWALRSAGVKVVQAPVDAEGLLVEAVPPGVRGVYCSPAHQYPMGGRMSAARRVALVERARAEGWLVVEDDYDGELRYDVAPLPLLAALAPDVVVHLGTTSKILTPTLGAGWMVAPEPIAAEVMAHRDRTGTSPSAAGQRVLVELARNGDLGRHLRKLRRELSERRALLSAAFAEAGIPVLGDDAGAHIVVPLPSAQAERDVLAEAHDRGLRLDGLGRHHAGRPKVHGAAIGYSACSREQLTAAIPTLIGILATTPARRER; from the coding sequence GTGGCGGAGACGGCGTTGGCGGTGGTGCTGGACCGCGAGTCGGCCGAACCGCTGGCCGTGCAGCTCGCGGACGCCCTGCGCACGGCGGCGGGCGACGGGCGGCTGCGCAGCGGTGACCGGTTGCCCTCGACCCGGGCGCTGGCCGAGCGGCTCGGCGTGAGCCGGACCGTGACCGCGGCAGCATACGAGCAGCTGCACGCCGAGGGCTGGATCGCGGGGCGGCACGGGTCGGGCACCTACGTGACGACCACGCCGCCGGGCGCGTTGAAGTCGCGGGCCCGGCGGGTGGCGGCGCCCGCCGCGCCGGTGGACGTCGTGGACCTCGCGCCCGGCGCGCCGTGGGCGGAGGGGTTGGACCGGGCGGCCTGGCGGCGGGCCTGGCGCGCGGCGGCGGACGTGCAGCCGTTGTTCCGGCCGGCGCGGGGCGGGTTGCCCGAGTACCGGGCGGTGGTGGCGGAGCACCTGCTGCGGCACCGGGGGTTGGCGGTGCGCGGCGGGTTGCGGGAGGAGTTGGTGCTGGCGACCGGCGGGACCACGGCGGCGTTGGTGGAGCTGGGGTCGGCCGTGCTGCGGCCGGGTGACGCGGTGGCGGTGGAGGAGCCGGGCTACCAGCGGGCGGTGTGGGCGTTGCGGTCGGCCGGGGTGAAGGTCGTGCAGGCGCCCGTGGACGCCGAGGGGCTGTTGGTGGAGGCCGTGCCGCCGGGGGTGCGCGGCGTGTACTGCTCGCCGGCGCACCAGTACCCGATGGGCGGGCGGATGTCGGCGGCGCGGCGGGTGGCGCTGGTGGAGCGGGCGCGGGCGGAGGGGTGGCTGGTCGTCGAGGACGACTACGACGGCGAGCTGCGCTACGACGTCGCGCCGTTGCCGTTGCTGGCCGCGCTGGCGCCGGACGTGGTGGTCCACCTGGGCACGACGAGCAAGATCCTCACGCCGACGCTGGGCGCGGGGTGGATGGTCGCGCCCGAGCCGATCGCCGCCGAGGTGATGGCGCACCGGGACCGGACCGGCACCAGCCCGTCCGCGGCGGGGCAGCGGGTCCTGGTCGAGCTGGCGCGCAACGGCGACCTGGGCCGGCACCTGCGCAAGCTCCGCCGTGAGCTGTCCGAGCGCCGCGCGCTGCTGTCGGCGGCGTTCGCCGAGGCCGGGATCCCCGTGCTCGGCGACGACGCGGGCGCGCACATCGTCGTGCCGCTGCCGTCGGCGCAGGCGGAGCGCGACGTGCTGGCCGAGGCGCACGACCGCGGCCTGCGGCTGGACGGCCTGGGCCGCCACCACGCGGGCCGGCCGAAGGTGCACGGCGCGGCGATCGGCTACAGCGCCTGCTCGCGGGAGCAGCTGACCGCCGCCATCCCCACCCTGATCGGCATCCTCGCCACCACGCCGGCCCGTCGCGAGCGTTGA
- a CDS encoding D-alanine--D-alanine ligase family protein: MTQRKTKVAVVFGGRSSEHMVSCLSAGSVLPHLDRDRFDVVPVGITETGAWVIGADDTKALEVRDRQLPTVNALVPVSGSELVPVAPTEVLADVEVVFPVLHGAWGEDGTIQGLLELADIPYVGPGVLASAVAMDKEFTKRLLKGAGLPVGEFAVLRREQETLTEADRERLGLPVFVKPARAGSSVGISKVVDWAHLDSAIALARKTDPKVIIEAAVSGREVECGVLEFPDGRVEASLPAELRIVGGEVDWYDFDAKYLDDVCEFDIPAKLDEHVTRDLREMAVAAFRALDCQGLARVDFFVTDYDELVVNEVNTMPGFTPISMYPRMWAETGVDYPALLTTLVETAIARGTGLR; the protein is encoded by the coding sequence ATGACACAGCGCAAGACCAAGGTCGCCGTGGTGTTCGGCGGGCGCAGCAGCGAGCACATGGTCTCCTGCCTGTCCGCCGGCAGTGTCCTGCCGCACCTGGACCGGGACAGGTTCGACGTCGTGCCCGTCGGCATCACCGAAACGGGCGCGTGGGTGATCGGCGCCGACGACACCAAGGCGCTCGAGGTGCGGGACCGGCAGCTGCCCACCGTCAACGCGCTGGTCCCCGTGTCCGGCAGCGAACTGGTGCCGGTGGCGCCCACCGAGGTGCTGGCCGACGTGGAGGTCGTGTTCCCCGTGCTGCACGGCGCGTGGGGCGAGGACGGCACCATCCAGGGCCTGCTGGAGCTGGCCGACATCCCGTACGTGGGACCGGGTGTGCTGGCCAGCGCGGTCGCCATGGACAAGGAGTTCACCAAGCGCCTGCTCAAGGGCGCGGGCCTGCCCGTGGGCGAGTTCGCGGTGCTGCGGCGCGAGCAGGAGACGCTGACCGAGGCCGACCGCGAGCGGCTGGGCCTGCCGGTCTTCGTCAAGCCCGCGCGCGCCGGGTCGTCCGTCGGCATCTCGAAGGTCGTCGACTGGGCCCACCTGGACAGCGCGATCGCGCTGGCGCGCAAGACCGACCCGAAGGTGATCATCGAGGCCGCCGTCTCCGGCCGCGAGGTCGAGTGCGGCGTGCTGGAGTTCCCGGACGGCCGCGTCGAGGCGTCGCTGCCCGCCGAGCTGCGCATCGTGGGCGGCGAGGTCGACTGGTACGACTTCGACGCCAAGTACCTCGACGACGTGTGCGAGTTCGACATCCCCGCCAAGCTCGACGAGCACGTCACCCGCGACCTGCGCGAGATGGCCGTCGCCGCGTTCCGCGCGCTGGACTGCCAGGGCCTGGCCCGGGTCGACTTCTTCGTCACCGACTACGACGAGCTCGTGGTCAACGAGGTCAACACCATGCCCGGCTTCACGCCGATCTCGATGTACCCGCGGATGTGGGCCGAGACGGGCGTCGACTACCCGGCGCTGCTGACCACGTTGGTGGAGACGGCGATCGCCCGCGGCACGGGCCTGCGCTAG
- a CDS encoding DUF3515 domain-containing protein translates to MAQEPEPASLLPRPLLVVALGLTALLVVGVAAAGLVLGGRDDAADPSAVRTGPVALVPVPAPKAGSAECAALLGALPAQLLSGGVTLPRRELAAPAPAGALAWGDERHEPVVLRCGLDRPGDLTPTSQLRIISDVQWLEVSDGGSATWYVVDRPVYVALTVPSDAGTGPLQDVSTTIRDTLAKGPVDTKG, encoded by the coding sequence GTGGCCCAGGAACCGGAACCCGCCTCGCTGCTCCCCCGTCCGCTGCTCGTCGTCGCCCTCGGGCTGACGGCGCTGCTCGTGGTGGGAGTGGCGGCGGCGGGTCTCGTCCTCGGCGGCCGCGACGACGCGGCGGACCCGTCCGCCGTGCGCACCGGGCCCGTGGCGCTCGTGCCGGTGCCCGCGCCGAAGGCCGGGTCGGCCGAGTGCGCGGCGCTGCTGGGCGCGCTGCCCGCGCAGCTCCTGTCCGGTGGCGTCACCCTGCCCCGCCGCGAGCTGGCCGCCCCCGCGCCGGCCGGCGCCCTCGCGTGGGGTGACGAGCGGCACGAGCCCGTCGTGCTGCGGTGCGGGCTGGACCGTCCCGGCGACCTCACCCCGACCTCCCAGCTGCGGATCATCTCGGACGTGCAGTGGCTGGAGGTGTCCGACGGCGGTTCGGCCACCTGGTACGTGGTGGACCGGCCGGTGTACGTGGCGCTCACCGTGCCGTCCGACGCGGGCACGGGGCCCCTGCAGGACGTCTCGACCACGATCCGAGACACCCTCGCCAAGGGCCCCGTGGACACCAAGGGCTGA
- a CDS encoding Lrp/AsnC family transcriptional regulator, whose protein sequence is MVHAYILIQTEVGKAAAVAAEISGIPGVATAEDVTGPYDVIVRAEADTVDQLGQLVVARIQNVEGITRTLTCPVVHL, encoded by the coding sequence GTGGTGCACGCATACATCCTCATCCAGACCGAGGTCGGGAAGGCAGCCGCCGTTGCGGCGGAGATCTCCGGCATCCCCGGTGTGGCCACCGCGGAAGACGTCACCGGCCCGTACGACGTCATCGTCCGCGCCGAGGCCGACACCGTCGACCAGCTGGGGCAGCTCGTGGTCGCCCGCATCCAGAACGTGGAGGGCATCACGCGAACGCTGACCTGCCCGGTGGTCCACCTCTAG
- a CDS encoding thiamine-phosphate kinase, with protein MRPEPPRNADTVAEVGEFGLIRRVTAGRTQPPTTLLGPGDDAAVVAAPDGRVVVSTDVLVEGVHFRLDWSSPEQVGRKAAAVNLADVVAMGAMPTALLIGLACPADTPSAVVEGITAGLWQEATVAGAGVVGGDMVSSATLVISVTAMGDMGGFEPVTRSGAQVGDVVAVCGRLGWAAGGLAVLQRGFRSPVAVVGAQRNPEPPYEAGPQAAAAGATAMIDVSDGLLADLGHIADESGIGIDIRTELLEVHPRLIDVAAALGADARHWALTGGEDHALAATFPEPGAVPEGWRTIGTVRHGSGVTVDGRAYEKPPGWEHWR; from the coding sequence TTGCGTCCGGAGCCGCCGCGCAACGCGGACACGGTCGCTGAGGTGGGTGAGTTCGGTCTCATCCGCCGGGTGACGGCAGGTCGGACGCAGCCGCCCACCACCCTGCTCGGGCCGGGTGACGACGCGGCTGTGGTCGCGGCGCCCGACGGTCGTGTGGTGGTGTCCACCGACGTGCTGGTCGAAGGCGTCCACTTCAGACTCGACTGGTCGTCTCCCGAGCAGGTGGGGCGCAAGGCGGCGGCCGTGAACCTGGCCGACGTGGTGGCCATGGGCGCGATGCCCACGGCCCTGCTGATCGGCCTCGCGTGCCCCGCCGACACGCCGTCGGCCGTGGTGGAGGGGATCACCGCCGGCCTGTGGCAGGAGGCGACCGTGGCGGGCGCGGGCGTGGTGGGCGGCGACATGGTGTCGTCCGCGACACTGGTGATCTCCGTTACCGCGATGGGTGACATGGGCGGCTTCGAGCCCGTCACCCGGTCGGGCGCGCAGGTGGGTGACGTCGTCGCGGTGTGCGGGCGGCTCGGCTGGGCGGCGGGCGGGTTGGCCGTGCTGCAGCGCGGGTTCCGGTCGCCGGTCGCGGTCGTCGGCGCGCAGCGGAACCCCGAACCCCCTTACGAGGCCGGGCCCCAGGCGGCCGCGGCGGGCGCGACGGCGATGATCGACGTGTCGGACGGCCTGCTGGCCGACCTGGGGCACATCGCGGACGAGTCGGGCATCGGCATCGACATCCGCACGGAGCTGCTGGAGGTCCACCCGCGGCTGATCGACGTCGCGGCGGCGCTCGGCGCGGACGCCCGGCACTGGGCGCTGACCGGTGGCGAGGATCACGCCCTGGCGGCGACGTTCCCCGAGCCGGGGGCCGTGCCCGAGGGCTGGCGCACGATCGGCACGGTCCGGCACGGCAGCGGTGTGACGGTCGACGGGCGCGCGTACGAGAAACCCCCTGGCTGGGAGCACTGGCGGTAG
- a CDS encoding GNAT family N-acetyltransferase — protein MELCTLAYDHPDSVKLIADLQQVYVDRYGEGDVTPVDPAEFAAPSGHFVVGYLDGVPVACGGWRAHDVAEHSLRPGDAEIKRMYVVEAVRGRGLARVVLASLETAARAAGRRRMVLETGLRQPEAIGLYRANGYARIDNFGVYRHHPESLCFAKDL, from the coding sequence GTGGAACTATGCACGCTCGCGTATGACCATCCAGACTCGGTGAAGTTGATCGCCGACCTCCAGCAGGTCTACGTGGACCGCTACGGCGAGGGCGACGTCACCCCGGTCGACCCGGCGGAGTTCGCCGCGCCGTCGGGGCACTTCGTGGTCGGCTACCTCGACGGCGTGCCGGTGGCGTGCGGCGGGTGGCGCGCACACGACGTGGCCGAGCACTCCCTGCGCCCCGGCGACGCCGAGATCAAGCGCATGTACGTGGTGGAGGCCGTGCGCGGCCGCGGTCTCGCGCGGGTCGTGCTGGCGTCGCTGGAAACGGCGGCGCGCGCGGCCGGTCGCCGGCGGATGGTGCTGGAGACCGGGCTGCGCCAACCGGAGGCCATCGGCCTCTACCGGGCCAATGGATACGCGCGCATCGACAACTTCGGCGTCTACCGGCATCATCCGGAAAGCCTTTGCTTCGCGAAGGATCTCTGA
- a CDS encoding gamma carbonic anhydrase family protein: protein MAIYALGDFEPVIHPDAYVHPDATVIGDVRIGAHASVWPQAVLRGDYGRIEVGERTSIQDGTVVHCTEVHPTLIGAECVVGHNVHIEGATIADRCLIASGSVVLNGAVVETGAIVGAGAVVSFEGHVPARSMALGVPARVREGYVVPDGAWQFAVDKYVDNILLYRKGLRRLD from the coding sequence ATGGCGATCTACGCGTTGGGCGACTTCGAGCCGGTGATCCACCCGGACGCCTACGTGCACCCCGACGCGACGGTCATCGGCGACGTGCGGATCGGCGCGCACGCCTCGGTGTGGCCGCAGGCCGTGCTGCGCGGCGACTACGGGCGCATCGAGGTCGGCGAGCGGACGTCGATCCAGGACGGCACGGTCGTGCACTGCACGGAGGTCCACCCGACGCTGATCGGCGCGGAGTGCGTGGTCGGGCACAACGTGCACATCGAGGGCGCGACCATCGCCGACCGCTGCCTGATCGCCTCGGGCTCGGTGGTGCTCAACGGCGCCGTGGTGGAGACCGGCGCGATCGTCGGCGCGGGCGCGGTGGTGTCGTTCGAGGGCCACGTGCCCGCCCGGTCGATGGCGCTCGGCGTGCCCGCCCGCGTGCGCGAGGGGTACGTCGTGCCGGACGGCGCGTGGCAGTTCGCCGTGGACAAGTACGTGGACAACATCTTGCTGTACCGCAAGGGACTGCGCCGCCTGGACTGA